From the genome of Pelosinus fermentans DSM 17108:
TGGACTTAAAATTGCTGAAACGGCAGCAAAAGTAATTCAAGCTACTGGACTTATAAAAAATGGATTTGCATTTCAAACAGGTGCAGGTGGGGCTTCCTTAGCAACGGCTGCTTTTGTCCGGAAAATGATGGAGAAGGATAATGTTGTGGGGAGTTTTGCCTTAGGCGGCATTACTGGCTATATGGTGGATATGCTGGAAAGCGGTTTGTTTAAGAAATTGATGGATGTTCAGGGGTTTGACTTAGAAGCGATTCGTTCTTTATCTACCAATCCAAATCACTTAGAAATTGGTGCTGATTTTTATGCAAGTCCATTTAATGCCGGATGCGCCGTTAATCAGCTGGATGTGGTCATTCTAGGAGCTACAGAAATGGACACTGATTTTAATGTGAATGTAGTTACAGGCTCCGATGGCGTTATTATGGGTGGTTCAGGCGGCCATGCAGATGCAGCGGCAGGTGCAAAAGTTACGATCATCGTAGCCAATTTATTACGTGGACGTTTGCCCATTATTGTGGATAAAGTGCTTACAGCCACGACTCCAGGTGAAACGATTGATGTTCTTGTTACAGAAAGAGGTGTGGCAGTAAATCCTCTTAGAGCCGATTTAAAAGAAAAATTCCTGGCAGCAGGATTGCCGGTAAAAGATATACAAGAATTAAAGCAATTGGCAGAGAAAATAGCCGGAGCCCCTAAAGCAGTAAAGACAGGCGAAAAGATAGTTGCAGTAGTAGAATATCGTGATGGCACGATTATCGATGTTGTGCGTCAAGTGGAGGGCTAGTGATGTTGTGGGGCACTATGGAAGAGCGGGTAATCAATCTGAATAATGCTAGACAGGTTAGTGCCGTGAGAGAGTTTCTCTCCAGATTTTCCTTAACCTTTACTGAACAAGTAGACTATACCATTGCCTTATATAAAGATGATTCTATTGTAGCGACAGGTTCGTTTGCTGGAGAAGTATTGCGTAACATTGCGATTGATGAGTCACTGCAGGGGGAAGGTCTGACGTCAGCAGTCGTCAGCCATTTAATGCAGGAAGCAGGACGGCGGGGAATCTATCATTATTTTATTTTCACCAAGCCTGACAAGGCGCATTTATTTAGTGCATTAGGATTTAAAGAAGTTGGTCGGGCAGATCCATATGCGGTGCTTTTAGAAGCTGGTATCGGGTCGATTGATTCGTATTGTAAGGAGATGGCTGCTTTGACAGTCCATCTGCCTTCAGGAAAAAGAGCTGGCTTAGTAGTAAACTGCAATCCTTTTACTTTGGGACATCAGGCGGTAATTGCCAAAGCAGCTAAAGAAAATGCAGCTGTAGTGGTATTAGTAGTCAGTGAAGAGGGATCTGTATTCCCTTTTGACATCCGCTTTTCTTTGGTGAAGCAGGGATTAGCCGGCTATGATAACGTAGTCGTGCTGCCAGGAGGTAAATATATTGTGTCGGCTGCTACATTTCCTGGCTATTTTACCAAGGGAGACGAAACGGTAACAGCGCAGACAAGGCTGGATGCTACTATTTTTGCTAAACATATTGCACCTGCCATGGGGATTACTTGCCGGTATATGGGGGATGAACCGTATTGCTTAGTGACAAAGGCTTATAACCAAGCAATGCTCGAAATTTTACCACAGCATGGGATTAATGTGCTGGAAATGCCAAGGATTTCTGTTCAGGGAGATGCTGTGAGTGCCTCGAGGGTTCGAGAACTCTTAAGGCAGGAAGAATGGGAGGAAATTCAGACTTTAGTACCAGATACGACTTATCAATTCCTTCGCTCTCCTGCAGCTATTCCTATTATAGAAAAAATACAAAGCAGTATATCGAGACATTAAAGGATGTATTGAAAATAAATAAGAGAGTCGGTCAGAAATGAATATAGAGATTAATTGCTTATTATATAATACCGTTTATCCCTATATTCTATTTCTGACTGCTAACATGTGTATAGATAAACAACTTTTAATGCATGATAGATATGTATTTTTTCTTACTTGCAAAATAGAAAGAATTTTGCAATAAATCATAAGAATAATGTATACAAAATACAATTGCCATGCTATAATCAAGTAAAAGAATAGTGGAGGTGCTGTTTTGTGCGCATTGAGCATGATTTTCTAGGAGAAATACAAATACAAGATGAAGTTTATTATGGAGTACAAACGACTAGAGCCTTAGAAAACTTTATTATTACTGGTCATAGAATGAATACTGATTTTATTGCATCGTTTGGTATTGTAAAAGCAGCAGCAGCCAAAGCTAACATGAGAACTGGCCGTATGCCAATCAAAATTGGCAATGCTATTGTGCAAGCAGCGCAAGAGATCATTGAGGGAAAGCTGCATGATCAATTTATAGTGGACTGCATCCAAGGTGGAGCGGGAACTTCCATGAATATGAATGCTAATGAAGTCATAGCAAATCGAGCACTTGAAATATTAGGTGAGGCAAAGGGCAATTATGCGCTTATTTCACCTAATAATCATGTAAATATGGCGCAATCTACTAACGATGTCATGCCAACAGCTATGCGCATCTGTACCATTACAAAGGCCAAAAAGCTGATTGCTGCATTAGAAGATATGGCAGCTGCTTTTACTGTTAAGGGAGACAGCTTTAATCATATCTTGAAAATGGGTCGTACCCATTTGCAAGATGCAGTGCCTATTACATTAGGACAAGAGTTTTATGCATATGTAGAGGCTACTAAACGAGCAATCAAACGCATTAGAGAAAATGTTAAGAATATGCATTTTGTGAATATGGGAGCTACTGCTGTTGGAACTGGTCTAAATGCGGAACCAGAATATATTGCCTTTGTGATAGAAGAACTTTCCCGCTTAACAGGTGAAGAGATTCATTCTGCTGCTAATTTAGTGGATGCTACCCAAAATACCGATCAGATTGCTGAAATTTCCAGTGCCCTCAAAGTTACGGCCTTGGCTTTTTGTAAAATTGCCAGTGATTTAAGACTTATGTCATCGGGACCACGCTGCGGTTTGGGAGAACTTTCTCTTCCTGCAAGGCAGCCGGGGTCATCGATTATGCCTGGCAAAGTAAATCCTGTCATTCCCGAGGTTGTGAATCAAGTGGCGTATCAAGTAATTGGCAATGACTTGGTTATTAGTTTAGCTGTAGAAAATGGACAGTTTGAATTAAATGTTATGGAGCCGGTCATGGCATATAATCTCTTTAATTCTTTAACGATATTAACAAATGTAGTCAATACATTAAATCATAAATGCGTGAAAGATATTGAAGCTAATGAAGAACGTTGTCGTGAGATGATTGATAAGAGTGTAGGAATTGTGACGGCGCTGTTACCTCATATTGGATATGAGCAATCTTCTGCAATTGCAAAAGAGGCTTTAAAAACAGGAGCATCTGTTAAAGAACTGGTTATTTCTAAAGGTCTATTAACAGCTGCTCAATTAGAAATTATTTTATCACCAAGTGAAATGACACAACCTGGTATCGCTGGAAAACAATTCTTAAAATAATTGAAATGAATATGGTGAATTTACGGTCAAGAAGTGCATTTACAGTGTACTTTTTGACCGTAAATCTTATGGGAAGACTATGTATAGAGTTGCGTTACTATAAAAATAGTTATATAACGCAAATATTCTATAAAATTTATATTATTGTGATAGAGTGAGTGGTTTACCTGAAAAGTTTGTGATATAATACACTTGAATATTAGAATAGGGGGATGAGCATGCGTACAATTGAGGTAGAGCAAATTACTCAGGCGATAGCAAAAATGTGCATGGATGCTTGCTATTATTTGTCCGAGGACGTGTATGACGCTTTAGTGTCAGCTGGAAGAAAAGAAGAATCGGCTTTAGGTAAAGAAATTATTGGAAAGCTCGTAGAAAACGCCAATATTTCTAAAAATGAACAAAGACCTATTTGTCAGGATACTGGTATGACAGTAGTATTTATGGAAGTAGGACAAGATGTTCATTTGGTAGGTGGCAGTTTAGAAGAGGCAGTAAATGCCGGTGTTGCTAAAGGTTATACAGAAGGCTATTTGCGTAAATCCGTAGTGGCCGAGCCTTTGTTTAATCGTAAAAATACTACAAACAATACTCCTGCGATTTTACATACTAGCATTGTACCTGGTGACAAAGTTAAAATTAAACTAGCGCCTAAAGGTTTTGGCAGCGAAAATAAAAGTGCCTTAAAAATGCTTGTACCTGCTGATGGTGTTGAAGGTCTGAAAAAAGTTGTTCTTGATACGGTAAAAACAGCAGGACCTAACGCCTGTCCTCCGATGGTCATTGGCGTAGGTGTAGGCGGAACCATGGAAAAGGCTACAATACTCGCTAAAAAGGCTCTTTTGCGTTCTGTCAACAAACGTAATGATCATCCTGAATATGCGAAATTGGAAGAAGAATTATTAGAGATGGTTAACAAAACAGGTGTAGGTCCTCAAGGACTAGGTGGGGTAACTACAGCTTTAGCAGTAAATGTTGAATATTTTGCTACCCATATTGCGGGTTTACCAGTTGCTGTTAATATTAATTGCCATGCCACACGGCATGCTGAAGTTGAACTTTAGGAGGTGTAGAGAAGATGGCAGAAGTAAAACGGATTACCACTCCATTAACAAAAGAAATGGCTCGTTCCTTAAAAGCTGGTGATAGTGTGTTAATTACTGGAACGATCTTTAGTGCTCGTGATGCAGCTCATAAGGTAATGACAGAAGCTCTTGACCGAGGCGAAAAATTACCTGTAGATTTTACAAATCAAATTGTATATTATTTGGGACCTACGCCGGCAAAACCAGGAGATCCTATTGGTTCAGCTGGTCCGACCACTGCTGGACGTATGGATAAGTATACACCACAGATGATTGAACAAGGTCTTAGTGGCATGATCGGTAAGGGATATCGCTCTCCAGAAGTAGTGGAAGCTATGAAAAAAAATAGTACAGTGTTCATGGTAGCTATTGGCGGTGCAGCAGCTTTGATTGCAAAAACCATTAAAGCCTATGAGGTGTTAGCATATCCTGAATTGGGCGCAGAAGCATTGGCTAAGCTTACAGTAGAAGATTTTCCTGCAATAGTAGCGATTGACTGTGATGGCAATAACTATTACGAAGAAGGTCAAAAGCCCTATCGTAAAATATAATCGTCAATTAAGTAATAGAGCGATCTTGAGTCGGACAAGCTAAAGACAGCTGAAAAGTATTTAAAGTAGAAAGGACCAAGTGCACAGGGGCTGCTGCTGATAGAGGAGTGGCCTAGGGTTACTTGGTCCATAGGATAAAACTTTTCTGCTTAGTAAAAAAGACACTTGCGAATAAATTCACATTTATGTAAATTTATTAAAGGAAAAAACCAAACAGTGTCGAACTAGCTTTATTTGTACAGTGTGTTGGTAAGAAATTTATACCAACTATGTAAATATTACAGGAGGTAAAAGCATGAAGAATTTTGATTTTTGGATTCGTCGTATTCATTCTCTATCTGGTGTTATAGCATTGGGTGCATTTTTATTGGAGCATATATTTACTGTATCAACAGTAATGGGGGGCCCTGCGAATTTTGATAAATCCGTAGCGGCACTTGCAGCTATGCCTTTTTTGGTTCCAATTGAAATCATCGCAATCGGAATGCCAATTGCTTTTCATGGTATTTTAGGTGTGGTGTATGCTTTAAAAGCAAAAAATAACCCACTTCGTTATGGTTACTGGAACAATTGGATGTTCTACTTACAACGCATTACTGCTTATATTGCCTTTGTTTTCATTATCTGGCATGTATGGACATTGCGTATTGTCGGCAAAGCAATGGGCGGTCATTTGATTGGTTATGATTTTATGCACAATGTGTTATCTGATCCTTTAACTTTTGGATTCTATGTAATTGGTTTGTTATCATCCGTTTTCCATTTTACCAATGGATTGTTTGGTTTTTCAATTACTTGGGGAATCGTATCAGGACCACGTGGACAGCGTGTTGTGAGTATCGCAACCTTGGCATTATTTGTACTCATTTCTAGTGTAGGACTTACAGCTCTTACACATTTTGTGAAATAATTTAAAGTAAGGAGAGAGCTTAGTGAAAAAGAAAA
Proteins encoded in this window:
- the citF gene encoding citrate lyase subunit alpha, coding for MKNAIGREIPETISGIAAIKPFAGAFATVPEMTRQAPKVKTIKPADRKLVDNLVEVFKKIPVTDGMTLSFHHHFRNGDGVVNMVLATAAQLGLKNLTVALSSVFPVHAPIIEHVKNGVVTGLDTNYMSGPVAQAVSKGLFDKPVVLRTHGGRGRGIECGQLKIDVAFIAAPAADEYGNLNGVEGPAACGSLGYAFPDAQYADYVVAVTDYIGEYPLSPISIPQTRVDYVVKVECVGDPKGIVSGTTRITKDPVGLKIAETAAKVIQATGLIKNGFAFQTGAGGASLATAAFVRKMMEKDNVVGSFALGGITGYMVDMLESGLFKKLMDVQGFDLEAIRSLSTNPNHLEIGADFYASPFNAGCAVNQLDVVILGATEMDTDFNVNVVTGSDGVIMGGSGGHADAAAGAKVTIIVANLLRGRLPIIVDKVLTATTPGETIDVLVTERGVAVNPLRADLKEKFLAAGLPVKDIQELKQLAEKIAGAPKAVKTGEKIVAVVEYRDGTIIDVVRQVEG
- the citC gene encoding [citrate (pro-3S)-lyase] ligase, giving the protein MLWGTMEERVINLNNARQVSAVREFLSRFSLTFTEQVDYTIALYKDDSIVATGSFAGEVLRNIAIDESLQGEGLTSAVVSHLMQEAGRRGIYHYFIFTKPDKAHLFSALGFKEVGRADPYAVLLEAGIGSIDSYCKEMAALTVHLPSGKRAGLVVNCNPFTLGHQAVIAKAAKENAAVVVLVVSEEGSVFPFDIRFSLVKQGLAGYDNVVVLPGGKYIVSAATFPGYFTKGDETVTAQTRLDATIFAKHIAPAMGITCRYMGDEPYCLVTKAYNQAMLEILPQHGINVLEMPRISVQGDAVSASRVRELLRQEEWEEIQTLVPDTTYQFLRSPAAIPIIEKIQSSISRH
- a CDS encoding aspartate ammonia-lyase, with the translated sequence MRIEHDFLGEIQIQDEVYYGVQTTRALENFIITGHRMNTDFIASFGIVKAAAAKANMRTGRMPIKIGNAIVQAAQEIIEGKLHDQFIVDCIQGGAGTSMNMNANEVIANRALEILGEAKGNYALISPNNHVNMAQSTNDVMPTAMRICTITKAKKLIAALEDMAAAFTVKGDSFNHILKMGRTHLQDAVPITLGQEFYAYVEATKRAIKRIRENVKNMHFVNMGATAVGTGLNAEPEYIAFVIEELSRLTGEEIHSAANLVDATQNTDQIAEISSALKVTALAFCKIASDLRLMSSGPRCGLGELSLPARQPGSSIMPGKVNPVIPEVVNQVAYQVIGNDLVISLAVENGQFELNVMEPVMAYNLFNSLTILTNVVNTLNHKCVKDIEANEERCREMIDKSVGIVTALLPHIGYEQSSAIAKEALKTGASVKELVISKGLLTAAQLEIILSPSEMTQPGIAGKQFLK
- a CDS encoding fumarate hydratase, with the protein product MRTIEVEQITQAIAKMCMDACYYLSEDVYDALVSAGRKEESALGKEIIGKLVENANISKNEQRPICQDTGMTVVFMEVGQDVHLVGGSLEEAVNAGVAKGYTEGYLRKSVVAEPLFNRKNTTNNTPAILHTSIVPGDKVKIKLAPKGFGSENKSALKMLVPADGVEGLKKVVLDTVKTAGPNACPPMVIGVGVGGTMEKATILAKKALLRSVNKRNDHPEYAKLEEELLEMVNKTGVGPQGLGGVTTALAVNVEYFATHIAGLPVAVNINCHATRHAEVEL
- a CDS encoding Fe-S-containing hydro-lyase, producing the protein MAEVKRITTPLTKEMARSLKAGDSVLITGTIFSARDAAHKVMTEALDRGEKLPVDFTNQIVYYLGPTPAKPGDPIGSAGPTTAGRMDKYTPQMIEQGLSGMIGKGYRSPEVVEAMKKNSTVFMVAIGGAAALIAKTIKAYEVLAYPELGAEALAKLTVEDFPAIVAIDCDGNNYYEEGQKPYRKI
- a CDS encoding succinate dehydrogenase cytochrome B558, giving the protein MKNFDFWIRRIHSLSGVIALGAFLLEHIFTVSTVMGGPANFDKSVAALAAMPFLVPIEIIAIGMPIAFHGILGVVYALKAKNNPLRYGYWNNWMFYLQRITAYIAFVFIIWHVWTLRIVGKAMGGHLIGYDFMHNVLSDPLTFGFYVIGLLSSVFHFTNGLFGFSITWGIVSGPRGQRVVSIATLALFVLISSVGLTALTHFVK